The proteins below are encoded in one region of Silene latifolia isolate original U9 population chromosome 2, ASM4854445v1, whole genome shotgun sequence:
- the LOC141642935 gene encoding protein MALE DISCOVERER 1-like, with the protein MRGRWSSFNLQFICFVVLILGSGLPVTSSLNLEGSILLKFRANIESDPSNSLANWNSNDHLPCHWLGVHCVDGKVQMLDLSGLSLGGTLAPQLGNLANLRALVLRTNRLSGAIPIEFEHLTLLEVLDLRDNNLTGMIPSEIAKLISLKQLLLCNNKFEGPIPPEVKELSWLSELQYDEYLGSVNNRKFGLWPNGVCDSGLRPQDTPYSNFETSYDPILLEKAHAVAAVTRRQLAEQSSNIEVPDKGSNPGSQFPSQPIFRGSGSFPASGPEKGPFKAVTSMPQVNEPGQTTQKSHSQSEKGGLSQKVWVFIAVALGVAFLLATAIALYFMWRSRCTKAIRPYKTGISGQLQKAFVTGVPKLNRPELETACEDFSNIIAAFDIFTIYKGTLSSGVEIAVASTRITSPVNWSAEAELAYRKKIETLSRVNHKNFMNLIGYCEEQEPFTRMMVFEYAPNGNLFEHLHVNEVEHLDWKARVRAIMGVAYCLQYMHHDLNPPIVHSKLNSTMVYLTDDYAAKIAEMPFEGLPKVKDSGEDGSPVRCADPRENVYDFGMLLLEIITGRLPYSEKEGSLIDWASLYLKEKNKDLIDPILKSVKTNELDIICDIIQRCINPDPMQRPTIQALTSRLREVISLAPEAAVPRLSPLWWAELEILSEAA; encoded by the exons ATGAGGGGAAGATGGAGCTCATTTAATCTTCAGTTCATATGTTTTGTGGTTTTGATTCTTGGTTCAGGACTTCCAGTTACTTCTTCGCTCAATCTCGAGG GATCTATTTTGTTGAAATTCCGGGCTAACATAGAGTCAGATCCATCTAATTCTCTTGCGAATTGGAATTCAAATGATCATCTGCCTTGCCATTGGTTAGGTGTCCATTGCGTTGACGGGAAAGTGCAAATGTT AGATCTAAGTGGACTTTCGTTGGGAGGAACGCTGGCACCACAACTTGGGAACCTTGCGAATTTAAGAGCTCT TGTATTACGCACAAACCGTCTATCTGGTGCCATCCCGATTGAATTTGAACATCTTACCCTCCTTGAGGTACTGGACTTGAGAGACAATAATTTGACCGGAATGATTCCATCAGAGATTGCAAAGCTAATATCATTGAAACAATT ACTGCTTTGCAATAATAAGTTTGAAGGACCTATACCTCCAGAAGTCAAGGAGCTCAGCTGGCTGTCTGAGCTGCAATATGATGAATACCTTGGATCAGTTAATAATAGAAAATTTGGCCTCTG GCCTAATGGTGTATGTGACTCTGGTCTTCGTCCTCAAGACACCCCCTACAGTAATTTTGAAA CTTCATATGACCCAATTCTGCTTGAAAAAGCGCATGCTGTTGCTGCTGTCACACGTCGTCAATTAGCCGAGCAATCCAGTAACATCGAAGTACCTGATAAAGGGAGCAATCCTGGATCCCAATTCCCTTCACAACCAATTTTCAGAGGTAGTGGGTCTTTTCCAGCTTCGGGCCCTGAGAAGGGCCCATTTAAGGCAGTCACATCAATGCCACAGGTAAACGAACCAGGCCAAACAACCCAAAAATCCCACTCCCAATCTGAAAAAGGAGGACTTTCACAGAAGGTATGGGTGTTTATCGCTGTTGCTCTTGGAGTTGCCTTCTTGCTTGCTACTGCTATTGCATTGTATTTCATGTGGAGAAGTCGCTGCACAAAAGCTATACGCCCCTATAAGACTGGCATTAGTGGACAATTGCAGAAAGCATTTGTTACTG GTGTCCCCAAGCTAAATAGACCAGAACTAGAAACAGCGTGTGAAGACTTCAGCAATATTATTGCTGCTTTTGATATCTTCACAATCTACAAGGGAACTTTATCAAGTGGAGTAGAAATTGCAGTTGCATCAACGAGAATCACTTCTCCAGTTAATTGGTCAGCGGAAGCAGAATTAGCATACAGAAAAAAG ATTGAAACACTATCCCGAGTGAATCACAAGAATTTTATGAATCTTATTGGCTATTGTGAAGAGCAAGAACCATTTACTAGAATGATGGTGTTTGAATATGCCCCAAATGGCAACCTCTTTGAGCACCTTCATG TTAACGAAGTTGAACATCTTGACTGGAAAGCTAGAGTAAGGGCAATAATGGGAGTAGCTTATTGTCTTCAATATATGCACCATGACCTTAATCCTCCAATTGTACATTCCAAGTTGAACTCAACTATGGTATATTTGACTGATGATTACGCTGCTAAG ATTGCCGAGATGCCATTTGAGGGTTTACCCAAAGTAAAGGACTCGGGGGAAGATGGATCACCCGTTAGATGTGCTGATCCTCGGGAAAATGTGTATGACTTTGGTATGTTGCTGCTTGAAATCATCACAGGAAGACTTCCTTACTCGGAAAAGGAAGGCTCCTTGATAGATTGG GCTTCACTGTATTTGAAGGAGAAGAACAAAGACCTGATTGACCCAATACTCAAGTCCGTCAAAACTAATGAGCTCGACATCATATGTGACATCATTCAACGATGTATCAACCCCGATCCCATGCAGAGACCTACAATCCAGGCGCTGACTTCGAGATTAAGGGAAGTGATTTCGTTAGCGCCTGAAGCTGCTGTACCGCGACTCTCTCCCCTATGGTGGGCTGAACTAGAAATATTATCTGAGGCAGCTTGA